The proteins below come from a single Kitasatospora sp. NBC_00315 genomic window:
- a CDS encoding MFS transporter, producing MFTSYRRIFAAPGTVAFTLAGLLGRMTFSMTGVSIVVMIATRRDSYALAGTVSAAGLVTAAIGMPLVGRLVDRFGQARVTVPATVLNLLPAGALLLCVHYGAPDWTLYVCWAAASFAPNLGGMARARWAHVHRDDPEARHVANSLEQALDELCFMAGPVLAMLLCTALFPEAGLIVAGACGSTGALLFAAQRRTEPPVQPAASDGGSAGSPLRIPGLRVTASAFLATGVVFGSMEVTTLAYADALGHKALAGGMLALVAGGSCAAGLTLGVLRPRRPPVVRFLLGTAAMALLLLMPLTAALTGAGLGVLAAVLFVAGTGTAPTMVTGMTMIQELLPQRQLNEGMAVAVSGIVIGISAGAAAGGVIAQHAAPGTGYWLTAGAASTALLIALAGRRTLHTGGAGAAHPAPTHPAPHPAPAPAPAPAPDGS from the coding sequence GTGTTCACCTCCTACCGCCGCATCTTCGCCGCCCCGGGCACCGTCGCCTTCACCCTGGCCGGGCTGCTCGGCCGGATGACCTTCTCCATGACGGGCGTCTCCATCGTGGTGATGATCGCCACGCGTCGCGACTCGTACGCCCTGGCCGGTACGGTCTCCGCCGCCGGGCTCGTGACCGCGGCCATCGGGATGCCCCTGGTCGGAAGGCTGGTGGACCGCTTCGGGCAGGCCCGGGTGACCGTCCCGGCCACCGTCCTCAATCTGTTGCCGGCCGGCGCGCTGCTGCTCTGCGTCCACTACGGCGCCCCGGACTGGACGCTGTACGTCTGCTGGGCCGCCGCCTCCTTCGCACCGAACCTCGGCGGCATGGCCAGGGCCCGCTGGGCCCACGTGCACCGCGACGACCCCGAGGCCCGGCACGTCGCCAACTCGCTGGAGCAGGCACTGGACGAACTCTGCTTCATGGCGGGCCCGGTACTGGCGATGCTGCTCTGCACCGCGCTGTTCCCCGAGGCCGGGCTGATCGTGGCCGGCGCCTGCGGCAGCACCGGCGCGCTGCTGTTCGCCGCCCAGCGCCGCACCGAGCCACCCGTCCAGCCGGCCGCGTCGGACGGCGGCAGCGCCGGTTCACCACTGCGCATTCCCGGCCTGCGGGTGACGGCCTCGGCCTTCCTCGCCACCGGCGTGGTGTTCGGCTCGATGGAGGTCACCACCCTCGCGTACGCCGACGCGCTCGGCCACAAGGCCCTCGCGGGCGGCATGCTGGCCCTGGTCGCGGGCGGCTCCTGCGCCGCCGGGCTGACCCTCGGGGTGCTCAGGCCCCGCCGCCCGCCGGTGGTCCGCTTCCTGCTCGGGACGGCCGCGATGGCGCTCCTGCTGCTGATGCCGCTGACCGCCGCGCTGACCGGCGCCGGGCTCGGCGTGCTCGCCGCCGTCCTCTTCGTGGCCGGCACCGGCACCGCGCCGACCATGGTGACCGGCATGACGATGATCCAGGAACTGCTGCCGCAGCGGCAGCTGAACGAGGGCATGGCGGTCGCCGTGTCCGGCATCGTCATCGGCATCTCGGCCGGTGCGGCGGCCGGCGGTGTGATCGCCCAGCACGCGGCGCCGGGCACCGGCTACTGGCTCACGGCCGGCGCCGCCTCGACGGCCCTGCTGATCGCCCTGGCCGGGCGGCGCACCCTGCACACAGGAGGCGCGGGGGCGGCCCACCCGGCCCCCACGCACCCGGCCCCGCACCCGGCCCCGGCTCCTGCCCCGGCCCCGGCCCCGGACGGCAGCTGA